The Streptomyces sp. NBC_00335 DNA window GCCGGCGGCCGAGCCGATCAGGGCGCCCACGCTCCACATGCCGTGCAGCGAGGACATGATCGAGCGCTTCAGCCGGTTCTCGGTCTCCACGCCCAGCGCGTTCATCGCCACGTCCGACATGCCCGCGGTCGCCCCGTAGACGAAGAGCACGAAGCAGAGCGTCCACAGGTTCGGGGCGAGGCTCGGGAGGATGAGGGCGAGCGTCCACAGGCTCAGCAGCATCCGCAGGGCGGTGCGCGCGCCGAACCGGTGGTTGATGCGGCCGGCCAGCGGCATCGTGAGCGCCGCGCCGAGCGCGGGGAAGGCGAGGGCCAGGCCCAGGGTGCCCGCGCTGAGCTGCGCGTGCTCCTGGATCCAGGGGATGCGGGTCGCGAAGGAGCCGGTGACCGCGCCGTGTGCGCAGAAGACGCCGGCGATGGCGAAGCGGGCATGGCGCAGTCGCGCCGGGCTGAGGTCGGTTTCCCCGGTCATGACACGTAAACTATCAGGGACCCTGCCTGATAGTTAAGCCCCGGAACTCCTAGGATGGGCGCCGTGACTCCTGCCAAGGCGCTGACCGCCACCACCCGCGCCGCGTCCCCCGCTCCGTCCCCCGCCTCGCCGAGCACGGCCCGGGCCATCAACGACCGGCTCGCCCTCCAGCTCCTGCAGGAGGAGGGCCCGCTGACGGCCCCCCAGCTCAAGGAGCTGACCGGCCTGTCCCGTCCCTCCGTCGCCGACCTGGTGGAACGCCTCACCGGAGCCGGACTGATCGAGGTCGTCGGGGAATCCGGCGAACAGCGGCGCGGACCCAACGCCAAGCTCTACGGGATCGTGGCGCGGCGGGCCTACCTCGCGGCGCTCGACGTACGGACGGACAGCGCCACGGCGGTCGTCGCCGACCTCCTCGGCCGGCCGCTGGCGCAGGCGGCCCTGCCCGTGGACGCCGTGGAGGAAGCGGTGGACCGGCTGGAGGAACTCGCCCGGCAGGCGGGCGCCGACCGGCTCCACACGGTGGTGATCGGAGCGCCCGGGCTGGTGGCCCCCGGCACCGGAGAGCTCCGCGACAGCGCCGGACTGCCCGCCTGGCACCGGGACCTGGTGGCGGCGCTGCAGCGGCGGCTGCCCGCGGTGGTCGTCGTGGAGAACGAGACCAACCTGGCGGCCCTGGCCGAACAGCGCGTCGGGGCGGCCCGGGACCTGGAGTCCTTCGTGCTGCTCTGGCTCGGCGAAGGGGCCGGTGCCGCCGTGGTCCTGGACGGGCGGCTGCGCCGGGGCGCCTCCGGCGGGGCGGGGGAGATCGGCTTCCTGCCGGTGCCCGGGACGGGCGGCCTCCCCTCCGCCACGAATTGCGAGGGCGGCTTCCACGAGCTGGCGGGGCGGGCCGGGGTGGCCGCGCTCGCAGCGGCCCACGGCTTCGACGGGCCGGTCGAGGAGGCCGTCGCGGGCGCCGCCGGACCGGCCTTCCTCGACGCCCTGGCCGACCGGCTGGCCCTCGGGGCGGCGGCCGTCGCCGCGATCCTGGACCCCGGCTGCGTCGTGCTCGGCGGGGCGCTCGGCCGCGCGGGCGGACCCGCCCTGGCGGCCAGGGTCGCCCGCCGCCTCACCGCCCTGAGCCCGGTCCCGACCGAGGTCCGCGCCAGCACCCTCGGCGACCCGGCGGTGCTCACGGGGGCGCGGCTGGCGGCCCGGGAGTCGGCGCAGTCCGTCCTGTTCGCGGCCTGAGGGCCGCGGCCCGGTGTCGGCCGGCCCCGCGAGCGGCCGGGAACCGCGCGCCGGGGAACGCGAGGACCCGGTGGCCGCCGGGCCACCGGGTCCTCACGTCACTTCACGTCACGTCACTTCACCTACGCGGTCACCCCGAGGGGTGTCAGCAGGCGCCCTGGTCCTTCCAGACGCCCCACTCACCGGTGGTGCCGGGCTCCTCGTTCTGCGTCCACCACTGGGCCTTCCAGTTGCGGCCCTTGTGGGAGACGAGGTTGCCGCTGTTGTAGACCGTGCCCGCCACGTACGCGGGGTTGGTGCACGTACCGCCCGGAGGGGTGGTGGGCGGCGTGGTCGGGGGAGTGGTCGGCGGGGTGGTGGGCGGCGTGGTCGGGGGAGTCGTCGGCGGGGTCGTGGGCGGCGTGGTGCTGCCCGGCTGGACCACGGTGGTGCCGCGGGCCAGGTCACCGGCGAGCGCGTACGTCGTGCCGGAGATGTTCACCGTCCAGTTGGAAGGCGTCGAGACCGGCAGGTAGTAGTTGAAGGCCAGGTCGACCGAGGCGCCCGGAGCGAGCGTCTGCCAGGCCGGGAGCTTCAGCGAGACCCGGTGGAAGTCGCCCTTCAGACCGCCGACGTTGCTGCCGGTGTGGTCGCTCTTGATCACCTTGGTGCCGAAGCCCGACTGGTCGGAGGCGTTGGCCGGAGACGCGGTCGAGTAGTCGAACTGGAACTCCGTGCCGCCCGGCAGGGTGGCCGTGGTGTTGTTGGTGATCTTGAGCTTCGGGGTGATCGGGTAGTTCGAGTCGCCGAGCTTGAACTCGGTGAACTCCGTCTTGATGTCCACGGCCTGCGTCGGCAGCGCGGTGTTGGACTTCTTGGCGCCGTACGGGGAGGCGGCCTTGAACTTGTCGTACATCAGGGAGGTCAGCGTGTCGCCGATCTCGTACTGGCCCTTGGTGGCGTTCCAGGCGTAGTCGCCCGCCATCTCCCAGACCATCGTGCCGCCGATGCCGCGGTCGATCACGTAGTCGGCCTTGGCCGCCACCGACTGCTCGTCCTCCGTGGAGAGGAAGACCTTCTTCTGCGCGTTCCACAGCCACGGCGCGACCAGGGTCGAGTCGTACTTGCGGGCGTAGGTGCCGGTCAGCGTGGTGTTCGCGGGGAAGCCGTACTTGGTGACGTAGTCGCCGACGATCCCCTTCTCCAGGTTCTTGGCGTGCCACATCGGGTTGGAACCGGCCGGCGACTCGACGCCGTTGGTGTCCTTGTCGTGCCACAGGTTGTCGATGCCGACCGCGCCGTCACCGCACTTGGTCAGGCCCGCGCCGGCCGGGCAGGTGGTCGCGGAGGCCTTGCCCCACAGACCGTCGGTGCCGCCCTGGACGTTCTTGTGGCCGCGGGTGTAGTACGGCAGGCCGATGTTGATGCGGCCGGCCGGCATGGAGCCGCGGAAGTAGTGGTAGGCCCAGTCGGTGTTGAGGTAGCCGATGTTCCCGTACTGGGAGCTGCCGTAGACGTTCGCGGCGGCGAGCTCGGCGTCCTTGCCGTCGTCGAAGAGCGAGGCGTTGGGGCCCACGTACTCGTTCCACGCACCGTGCAGGTCGTAGGACATGATGTTGACGTAGTCCAGGTACTTCTGCATCTGGAACGTCTCCATGCCGCGCAGCAGGTAGCCGGAGGAGGGGGCGGCGACGGTCACCAGGTAGTGCTTGCCGTCGGCGGCGCCGGCCCGGTCCAGCTTCTCGCGCAGGGTCTTCATCAGGGCGTCGTAGCCCTTGACCAGACCGGCGCGGCGGGCGTTGGCCAGCTGCCAGTCCAGCGGGTTGCCCGCGTCCTTCATGGTGGTCGGGTACTCGTAGTCGATGTCGACGCCGTTGAA harbors:
- a CDS encoding ROK family transcriptional regulator, yielding MGAVTPAKALTATTRAASPAPSPASPSTARAINDRLALQLLQEEGPLTAPQLKELTGLSRPSVADLVERLTGAGLIEVVGESGEQRRGPNAKLYGIVARRAYLAALDVRTDSATAVVADLLGRPLAQAALPVDAVEEAVDRLEELARQAGADRLHTVVIGAPGLVAPGTGELRDSAGLPAWHRDLVAALQRRLPAVVVVENETNLAALAEQRVGAARDLESFVLLWLGEGAGAAVVLDGRLRRGASGGAGEIGFLPVPGTGGLPSATNCEGGFHELAGRAGVAALAAAHGFDGPVEEAVAGAAGPAFLDALADRLALGAAAVAAILDPGCVVLGGALGRAGGPALAARVARRLTALSPVPTEVRASTLGDPAVLTGARLAARESAQSVLFAA
- a CDS encoding chitinase C-terminal domain-containing protein, encoding MLSPTKTRAMLLTSGAAIAGLLVAGLSAGVSHAADNESCRPDGLYKTAGVDVPYCSVYDTEGREKMGADHQRRVIGYFTGWRTGKDGTPAYLPHNIPWSKVTHLNYAFAHVGSDNKISVGADNANNSATGMTWPGVAGAEMDPALPYKGNFNLLNKFKKQYPNVKTLISVGGWAETGGYFGDDGNRVASGGFYSMATNADGSVNQAGINTFADSSVEFIRKYGFNGVDIDYEYPTTMKDAGNPLDWQLANARRAGLVKGYDALMKTLREKLDRAGAADGKHYLVTVAAPSSGYLLRGMETFQMQKYLDYVNIMSYDLHGAWNEYVGPNASLFDDGKDAELAAANVYGSSQYGNIGYLNTDWAYHYFRGSMPAGRINIGLPYYTRGHKNVQGGTDGLWGKASATTCPAGAGLTKCGDGAVGIDNLWHDKDTNGVESPAGSNPMWHAKNLEKGIVGDYVTKYGFPANTTLTGTYARKYDSTLVAPWLWNAQKKVFLSTEDEQSVAAKADYVIDRGIGGTMVWEMAGDYAWNATKGQYEIGDTLTSLMYDKFKAASPYGAKKSNTALPTQAVDIKTEFTEFKLGDSNYPITPKLKITNNTTATLPGGTEFQFDYSTASPANASDQSGFGTKVIKSDHTGSNVGGLKGDFHRVSLKLPAWQTLAPGASVDLAFNYYLPVSTPSNWTVNISGTTYALAGDLARGTTVVQPGSTTPPTTPPTTPPTTPPTTPPTTPPTTPPTTPPGGTCTNPAYVAGTVYNSGNLVSHKGRNWKAQWWTQNEEPGTTGEWGVWKDQGAC